From Cuculus canorus isolate bCucCan1 chromosome 32, bCucCan1.pri, whole genome shotgun sequence, the proteins below share one genomic window:
- the TSR2 gene encoding pre-rRNA-processing protein TSR2 homolog, with protein MAAPEEEEERFARGVTELLAGWEALQLAVAQGFGGPESPEKAAWLPRAILQFFRQNADLEEEEVEDFLAEVMDNEFDTAVEDGSLQQVSRALVSLWGSPIQSPPTVTPSLPPSQEGAEQEEEAMECGDPPPPPSDGWTLVRRRR; from the exons ATGGCGGcgcctgaggaggaggaggagcggtTCGCGCGCGGCGTTACGGAGCTCCTCGCGGGGTGGGAAGCGCTGCAg TTGGCGGTCGCGCAGGGCTTTGGGGGCCCCGAGAGCCCCGAGAAAGCGGCGTGGCTGCCCCGAGCCATCCTGCAGTTCTTCCGCCAGAACG CtgacctggaggaggaggaggtggaggactTCTTGGCCGAAGTGATGGACAACGAGTTCGATACGGCCGTGGAGGATGGGAGCCTGCAGCAG GTCAGCCGGGCGCTGGTGTCActctgggggtccccaatcCAAAGCCCCCCCACCGTCACCCCCTCTTTGCCGCCATCGCAGGAGGGGGCggagcaagaggaggag gccATGGAGTGTGGGGACCCCCCACCGCCCCCCAGCGACGGTTGGACCCTCGTGCGGCGGCGACGGTGA
- the LOC104065409 gene encoding metabotropic glutamate receptor 6-like, which yields SPSFHPHTGLYWFVLVCTGAQAARGTPVSFNENGDAPGRYDIFQFQGGNGSGAYRNVGQWVQGLRLQADAMRWGPNSSSPPRSVCSLPCGPGERMKPVKGVPCCWHCELCSGYQHRVDLLTCQPCPLHLRPTRDRTACRPTPVLRLRWADPCAAVPLAVATVGLTATAFVVVTFGRYHQTPIVKAAGRELSYVLLVGIASVYAITFVMVAEPGVGVCAMRRFFLGQGMTLTYAALLTKTNRIYRIFEQGKRSVTPPRFISPTSQLVITFTLSGLQAVGAALWLLLYPPYALVDYEMGRTPDPEDARGVLRCDMAEGGTLACLAYALLLMLTCTVYAVKARGVPETFNEAKPIGFAMYTTCVVWLAFGPIFFGAAQSAERVHVQTATLTVSMSLSASVPLGLLYAPKVWVILLHPERNQPRRPRGDPAP from the exons tccccctcttttcacccccatactggtttatactggtttgtactggtttgtactggtgCGCAGGCAGCGCGGGGGACACCGGTGTCGTTCAACGAGAACGGAGACGCTCCGGGACGTTATGACATCTTCCAGTTTCAGGGCGGGAACGGGAGCGGCGCTTATCGGAACGTGGGGCAGTGGGTGCAGGGGCTGCGCCTGCAG GCGGACGCCATGCGCTGGGGCCCCAACTCCTCGTCCCCCCCTCGCTCCGTTTGCAGCCTCCCGTGCGGTCCCGGCGAACGGATGAAACCCGTTAAGGGCGTTCCGTGCTGTTGGCACTGCGAACTCTGCTCCGGATACCAACACCGCGTGGACCTCCTCACCTGCCAACCGTGTCCTCTCCACCTCCGCCCCACCCGCGACCGCACCGCCTGTCGCCCCACTCCGGTTCTCCGACTCCGTTGGGCCGATCCGTGCGCCGCCGTCCCGTTAGCGGTGGCCACCGTAGGGTTAACGGCCACCGCTTTCGTGGTGGTCACCTTCGGAAGGTACCACCAAACGCCCATCGTCAAAGCAGCCGGAAGGGAATTGAGTTACGTTCTCCTGGTGGGAATCGCTTCCGTTTACGCCATTACTTTCGTCATGGTGGCCGAACCCGGCGTGGGGGTTTGCGCCATGAGGAGGTTCTTCTTGGGTCAAGGGATGACCCTCACTTACGCCGCTCTCCTCACCAAAACCAACCGCATCTACAGGATCTTCGAGCAAG GGAAGCGCTCGGTGACTCCTCCGCGCTTCATCAGCCCCACCTCGCAGTTGGTCATCACCTTCACCTTAAGCGGTCTCCAAGCGGTGGGCGCCGCCCTTTGGCTTCTCCTTTACCCTCCGTACGCCCTCGTCGATTACGAGATGGGACGAACTCCCGACCCCGAAGACGCCCGCGGGGTCCTCAGGTGTGACATGGCCGAAGGTGGGACCTTGGCCTGCTTGGCCTACGCTCTTCTCCTCATGTTGACCTGCACGGTCTACGCCGTCAAAGCTCGTGGTGTCCCCGAGACCTTCAACGAAGCCAAACCCATCGGTTTCGCCATGTACACCACCTGCGTCGTCTGGTTGGCCTTCGGCCCCATCTTCTTCGGAGCTGCTCAGTCGGCCgagagg GTCCACGTGCAGACGGCGACGCTGACGGTGTCCATGAGCCTTTCGGCTTCGGTCCCTTTGGGGCTCCTCTACGCCCCCAAAGTTTGGGTCATTCTCCTCCACCCCGAACGCAATCAGCCCCGAAGGCCCCGCGGGgaccctgccccatag